Proteins encoded by one window of Clostridia bacterium:
- the spoIIID gene encoding sporulation transcriptional regulator SpoIIID, whose product MKNYIEKRVLSLADYIIRHKCTVRNAAKEFNISKSTVHKDVAYRLEHINPKLYQKVRLILDDNRETRHIRGGNATKQKYLALHKS is encoded by the coding sequence ATGAAAAATTATATCGAAAAACGTGTTCTCTCACTTGCAGATTACATCATAAGGCACAAGTGTACCGTTCGGAATGCCGCAAAAGAGTTTAACATTTCAAAGTCCACTGTCCACAAAGATGTAGCATACCGTTTAGAACACATCAATCCCAAACTTTATCAAAAAGTGCGTCTGATTTTGGATGACAACCGGGAAACGAGGCATATACGGGGCGGAAACGCAACAAAGCAGAAATATTTAGCCTTACATAAAAGCTAG